GAGAAAAGAAGCATTCATCAGCGTAGGAAGGCCAACCAAGCGAAACTCTTTCTTTTTCCTCATTTCTCTTGAACTATGAAAGTTAAATTCATTTGACAGCCATACAGAGAAACTAGAGATATTAGGCAGAAAAAAGAGAACACTAAAAGAGGTCCTACATCAGAGAAGTTAGGTTTGCAGCTTCTAATTAAGGGAAGAAAAAAGTGAAAATTAAATATAAGTAACTCACTtctagaaaaaaaaatagaaaaatagcaAATGCACTTGGAGTTATACTCagtctttaactttcaaatgagtAATAAAAACATTAACTGCAGTAGTAAGTTTACCATAGAGTCAGAAGCATATCAAGAAAAAGCAAATACCTCTCAATTACAATCAACTAATCAGCCTTTATTAGCTTATTTAGAGAAAAGGTAATAGAAAAGAAAGCCCCTTTTTTTTCTGTACAAATCAAATGCCTAACATCAAATTTCCTTTTTTATTCAATGGATACTTCAACTCAAGAGATAAATCATGAAATCCATGATAAAACTGTAATCATGGAAAGCTAGCTTGATCATTAGAACAAATTAATCctgtaacccccccccccccccaaacacacACACCAACCCCCAATTAAATGGAAAAATAAATAGATAATCAAAAAGAAGATGAAAAAGGGACCCAAAAAACTAACCAATTAGCCACCAAAGAGGAACCAGATCACTAACTACTAAAGAATTAACTCAACAGAGTGATAACTTAGCATATAACATCAATCTTCTGATAACTTGAGGAAACTAATAAAATGAAAAAGCAAAAAGACATGAAACAGAACTAACAGAAGGAATGAAAACCACAGAGACCTTAAAAACCAAAACTCTGATAAACTAGAAAACAAAAGAATAGACCAAAAAGACTTCAAAGAATAACCCTTTCCTCACTCCATGAATGAATTGGACATAAAAATCAAAACTTTATgcaaacaaatagaaaaatcactACTTATATATATCCCCAtcaaaaaataaggaagaaaaagagAAGGGAATTGCAAATAATCTCTTACCCCAACATAAAAATCAAAACTTTATacaaaacaaatttaaaaaatcACTACTTATACACCCCCATCACCTCAAAAAAAAAGGGAAAGTAAGAGAGAAGGGAATTGCATATAAACTGCTAACATATAACAGAATAATTCATCTTAAGATGTTTTCGAGATAAACACAAAACCTTAAACCATGAATAAAACAAAGTCAAGACTTAACATAAAAATAAGGAACTACTTAAGAACAACAAAAATTCCTtaaccaaatcaaagaaaaaaaaataaaagatggtATTACAAACCTTGAAAATTCAGAGGATGTATTtatttttgtgacttttattcgaaggGGAGAAAGAAAGAGCCTGATGTCTTTTGCTGATTGATGAAACTAAAGAATGGAGTGTTAGGTACTACTCTTTTGTATGTTTATATAGTCAAATGAGTTGAAAATCGAAAAATAAAATGCCCTTATTTCTTGGGAATAACTACTTCAAATGCCACTTTCCACAAATACATGTAAGACTACAAATTTACTGGCCACCACGTGATCTGTCTCTATTTGATTATATCGTACGTTTTTTCTGTTTGTTTAAGAAGAATATTCTCTCCCTTTTGAATTACACAAAACTCAGTGAATGCTGTAGTGAGTGATGACACCTCAAAGTGAGTGCTAATTCCTCCCTTTTTCCTGATATTTTAGATATGTTTTACCTTCTacagcagtagtagtagtagtaaatatcaataatgttctttttttcttttttctttttagttcaACATTTATTGGCTAGACTAATTCCATTTCACATGTATGGCTCATTTAAGGAGAAAGCATCCTACCAAAAGTTCATCTATTTCCGAAGCTCTAAtccaaaaaatttaattaataatagaGGAATTTAATTCATCCAACAGTCTGATCGTAGCATTCGGTTGGAATCTTTACCGACTAGAAAAAGTGTAAAAGAAAAGTTATCGTGTATATCTAAGACAGGGCAGATGTAGTGCATTGTagacgggttcaattgaacctataactttcgacgcggagtaaaactttatatataaaaatttattaaaattgcaaaaatagtagatatgaacccataactttatatatataatgagttcaatgctaaaaactttaaaagttaaactcatagGATTTAAATCCTAGATCCACCTCTCATCTAACATTGATGTATAGTTCATTGAATCTTCCCTACGTCACTTGGAAAAATTAATGCGCAAAATTATATATCATGAAGATATATTCATTCATTATATATAAGTGGTAtgttttttgtcttttttttcatCGAATATATTTAACAGTAATATTAAGCTGGGTGATTAAACTAAAACAAATTTGTGATTGTGAAGTATCGGAAACTGGAAGTAAAAACAAGAATTAAATTGAATGTTTAAAGAAATAAATATGTGGTACATTACATCTAGGGGGAGATTTACAAAAATATCCGTTGGTCCATTTCATTTTTGGCCACCAGTACTTCAACTGAATTCTGATTACACGTCTGCAAAATGTGGAACAAATTCATAACGAGTAAAGTTCACCATTTTAGAATGAGTAACACATTGTACAATTATAAAGAGCAAATTACTCTAATGAGACAAAACTATCATACAACATCAGATAGTTCCATTGATTGCGACTAATTAACACCTCAATTATTGTGTCTGTTTCAACTGTCTgactcaaaaatagtttaaaTTACAAGATGCTACAAAGCAAATTCAAGAAGCTAAAATTTTCCGTGAAATTTTATAACTTAAGAAAAGTAGTGAAGTAACTCTGCATTAGTGAGCTTACTCACATTGTCGATTCCAAGCACGAATAATCGAATGAGAATTGTGGTAGACCGGTAGCCAGCCTAAAACTGATCAATTCATGATGAATtctcataatataaatatttatttgatTTGGTATGATGATCAGTGGCGGACTTAGGATTTGAAAGTAGCGGGGCACCACTATCGAATAAAAATTTGAGCATATGCAGGAGTCGGTATCGAACCTAAGCAGCGCATTACATCGACCAATCCAGCGggcaaaaatttgaattttaaagtGCCATTCAAAATCTATACTTGTTATTCtacatatatatctatatatttttTAAGTTATCGGGGTCAATGAACCCCTACCCACAATATTAGTTTGCCTTACGATGATTTTATAAGTTGAGcttaaaaaaagaagtaaaaatttatatatttgactCCAATTTATTTGTAACTGAGCCATACTTTGTTGTTGTGGTAAGAAAAGTTTTGAAAtgcaaaaataattttgaaatattagacgaaaataataataataaataaataaaaaattaatacgAAACCATGGACGATTGCGTACGCAAGTTTGTGGGGGCGGCCGGCGGGGTTGGAATAAAAGGGGCAAATGGCAATTTGAGTAAATAAGAGTTAAATGAAGAGCAATTTATAGTGAGCCCATAAGACCGCGTTTGGTTGACACTCGTTGGTTCCGGGAAGGTGGAACCAAACAGTCGTTACACTACATATTTCCCATATGTTTTTTAAGTATTAATTCTACAAAATTTACCattctttctcatttcgagttGCTATCTATGAGTCGAGTTGTTTGGGAATGCAACGTAAATCGGGTGATGATTTTCGTTCTAAGGCTAAATACGAGCGAAAAATCGATAGTAAACAAGTACCGCGAGAAAAAGATAAAAATTACTTTAAAAGGGAGAAGGGGGAAcacaatttattatttaattattcattAATACTTCCTCCGGTTAATAATAAGTGACTTTttgataattttattttcttccaGAATAAGTGACCTTTACATAAttaagaaggaattaactttatttttttaaaatttacctTTATTTACATATCTCAATGTGTCAAGTTAATAATATGCAAATTTTAACTAAGGGTAATTTAGTCAAAATACTTATTTTTTTAGGAGTTAGTATATTTTTAAGGGGTGTGTCAAAGGCCAAAAtgtcacttattatggaccggaAGGAGTAATGTTAAGCAAATAGagttgcatttttctttttggatGAGCAGTAGAGCTATTACgatatacagtcaaacctctctataacagtctcgtttgttccgaatatttttagatgttatagcgaagtgctgttatagagaacatatattataacataacatgaaaattagttCCGAAAAAAGcctggcttttatagtgaagtgttgttatatagggaTGATGTTATAGAAAAGTTTGACTGTATATGAgttaagtttaaaaaatatttacaatatTAGATCATTTAAAAGGTAACTATATTTAAATGGTAAGTCACAAATTATAACTTGTTAAattacactaatgttgtaaaaaATATATTACAATGTTAGTATAGATAACTTAAATTTTTTAGATATTTATACATCAATTAGTGCAAATTAACACCCTCAACCACAAGAATTGCCTCTTAATTCCTCCGTCAGATTTAAAGTCAAAAATATATTTGACTCTCCATTAATATCTCTGGATTTGAAATACTTTAAAATAGTAAAAAGGAAGTTTCTAAATACTGTAAATTTTTTATCTCCACTTCCTTTGTTTATTCTATTCTATTTCCTAATACATTTACGAAGCATCATTTCATTCTGTCAAATAAGAGTTGTATATATAAGGTTGACACTAGACAATATAATATTCCATACAAAATTTTTCTAGCTTGGAATTCATATGAATGAATGTTTTTTAAAAGGACGACTATAAATAAATTACAAGTGACAAAGAATAATTTCTAGAAGAGTCATGGGTTTTCCAAATTGGAATAAATTAAAGTTTGATTTCAAGATAACTTTTGCCTTATTCTTTCCGTGCATATTGTCATTCTTTAAAATTCTAATGACACACGCTTTGGCTTTTCTTTTTTCTGGTATAATAATTCACTACTCGGAACGCTATTTGACTAATTCATCTTGCATTATGTAGCACCATTAAAGAAGAAAGCATTATATACTAGAATTTTCTCTGGTTTTAAGACTCGAACttgaaatatataattaattaaggGTCGAAGTTGAAATGCTTTAGCCTACTTACTTGACAAATAGTGTTAGTACTATTGCTATTACTTTGACACAAAATAAGATAGAAAAGAATTCTTATCTAATCACAAATGTTTAGACGGTGCACAAAGTTGTGATTTTAGTTGATAATGATCATGATAAAAAAGGTAGTTCAAGAAAGAATAAACAAAAGGAGAATCttgttttttccttttattttagtGTCTATATTGTTTAGACTATGATAAAGGGAGCTGTGAATGACCCACGTCTCATTATCCTATACCATCTtcgagattttttatttttttttgtttcctaCCCGATATTCAGTATCCGTATTGGAGTCCGACTATATCCGGATTCGCGTCAGGTAGGGCCCATTCGGGAGGAAGCGCTCCCTACCAATGATTTGTCCATACCTAGTGCTTGAACCCGAGACATCTGGTTAAGGGAGGAGCATCTTCATCCGCTGCACCACATCCTTTAGTGGTACCATCTTCGAgagtttaatatatatatatatatatatatatatatatatatatatatatatatatatatatatagagagagagagagagagagagagagagagagagagagtttacTTTAATTTGTTTTAGCACGTAATTTATCTTATTTTGAAAgtataaatatcatattttaAAAAAGTTTATCTGTAGATACCTTTTGAGTGACTTATCAGTATAAAAAATTCTTTATCATAACATTATATTGCTTAATCTCCATAAAAATTAGAGAAGAGTTTCTTAAGCCCAGAATTGGagttttatttcaaaaaatatttatttattaagaCAAATCTAATTGAGTATTTATCAAAAATTAGGAAAGCTAAGTGATGTGCAAACCATGTGCCAGACAAAAGTGACTAGGAATTAATTCTTCATTAATTAGTGTGAGATAAAAAGAAATTGATTTTATTCTATATCTTTCTCACTTTTTCATAATAATCCAATTTGTCTCCCGTTTGTAAATGTTGAATAAAATTAACTCAGCCATATTAGATTTGTGTAGTTGAAAAATAGACGAAGGGAACAGCCAACGCACAAACTTCTCTTGTCCCATTTGCTTCCTTTTGCTTTctctttatatattttaaaaattatcctTTTGGAATCTTTTGTCACAATTCCACGAACGATGTTCAAAAAATCTGCTTACATAACAATATCTTGTTAATTTGCATGGCTAGACTTCTGTTTTATAGTACTATTATTTTTTCCAAGATGGATCTAGACTTctgctaaaaaaaaaaaatattaaacctTTGTCTGAAATGCAGAAATTATACACATGCGTTGATTCACTAATGCGAAATCATAGTGATTGAACGTTTTAAAAAGAATGAGATAGActatataaaaagaaaaagtcACCTCAAATGACAAACAATCTTTCGGAATTCATGcagtttaataaaaaataaaacacaAAGAAGAAATAGATCTATATATGTAATATCATTAGTTGAAACTACGGCTAAGTCATTTTGGTATGTTAACTATTTAGATTTAAATATTAGGTTGAGACGCGATTAAATGAAGAGACATGAATAATGAGGATTTATATAATCTATTTCCAACTAATTTGCGTTGAGACCAAGTTATTCAGCTTGTTACGGTTGTTGTATATATTATGGAGTTGCCAACTATTAAGTGGTTGAGATCACCATTGTTGCAGAGAAGCTCAAGAGAGAAGGAAATGGAATTCTACTGTTCCATTGATTTTCAGTTAACTAAAAAGAGGAGTACATACTTTGTTATATACAAAACTTACCGACTACTAACTCTTTAACTTACAGTTGTCACTACATGATTGGACAGCTGgctaactaactaactaacacTAACTACTTACTTAACACCCTCCCTTAAGCTGATGATTTGAAGATATCCTTCAATCCCAGCTTGAACATCAAGTGATCATGTTACAGTCTTCCTAAGCTCTTGGTGAGAAGATCAACCTGCTGCTCTTTTGTAGGAATATGGTGAGTTTTAATAGCACCTTGTATGATTTTTTTTCTTGTACAAAATAGCAATCAATGTCTATGTGTTTGGTCCTTTCATGAAAGATTGGATTAGCTGCAATTTGGATAGCAGCTTTGCTGTCACAGAAGAGATCAACCGACAAGTTTACACCAACCCCTAATTCTTTGAAAAGTCATGTAAGCCATGTTATCTCAGCAACTGTAGAGGCCATACTTCTGAATTCAGGTTCAGCAAAACTCCTTGCAATTGTGTCTTGTTTCTTAGATTTTCATGAGATCAATCAAGGCATTACCAAACTTTACTAGGTAACATGTCACTGATTTTCTAGTCTGTAAACACCTTCcccaatctgagtcacaataggCTTCAAGCTTATCTTATCCTTCTGAAGGCATCAATAGACCAAGACCTGGAGAAGTTTTGATATACTTCACAACCCTCAAGGCAGCTTCCTAATGAGACTTCTTAGGCTTGTGCATAAATTGACTTAGTACTTATACTACAAATGTTATATCCACTATGGTCATTGTAAGATATAATAGCCTCCCTATCAGTCTTTGATATAAATCTAtatcatcaaacatcttgtcttCACACTTAGGTGGACCTACATCAGTGTCATACTCAACTGAAGTAAGCTTCAAGTTTGTCTAGAGGTGTTCCAATAGGTTTAGCACCTGCAAGTCCCGTTTCAGATATCAACTTCAgagcatattttctttgactcATAACAATTCCACTTCTGGATCTTGCAAATTCTATTCCTAGAAAGAACTTAAGTTCATCCTAGATCCTTCATTTTGAACCTAAGTTTCACATCATTTCTAGTCTGAGTAATTAGATCTAGGCTGCTCCTAGGACTGTGCATAATTTAGAAAATACTgaattaccgtaccgaaatcgaaaattttggtatttagtattcgatattttggtattcggtatggtatttggtttaagttttaaaaaaaaaatggtattaggtatggtatttaaaagtattttataataaaataccgaaataccgataccgtaccgaaatatatattatatttcacaatacacatattattaattataacataaacataaaaaaaaaacttaaaattttacttttttttattctctaagttcatcaattaactctaagtaacaagacatttctaatgatcaaatttatttgaTGTATagttttctctctctaggttgatatttgctggttttggacaaaacttttttTAACAAACATTTTTAGTTTTATACTTTTGAGTACCTTAATTATAAATATAACAGTCTATGACTTTATGCACTAGTTactattcaaaccgaataaatcgaagttaccgaaccgaataaatcGAAATCGAACGgataaaaaccgaaccataccgaatttaattaggtatagTATTGGTATAAcattttaagaaatcgaataccgaaatatctaaatatcGTATTATACCGACCGACGAAcattttaagaaatcgaatacTTGAacacaggtgcgagctcacagaagcgagcctggcaagcgcagaCGCGGGCAGAAGGTTatgaggcagtggtcgcaggtgcaagggaaattccgcacctgcgatgagcgcagatgcggtcccttGATGGCAGAAGCGGAGGCAGGCTTAAGtgatttttccgcagaagcgaagctttGATCTCAGatgcggctccgcagatgcggaagtggagccgcaggtgcgaaactcctggtcagaatgttaaaaacagaggagtccgagattttgtcatttttgacgtttccaaaagcgggtgaggcgatttttgagcgagaaatcacaagaaattttgaggtaagtctcttgtgataATTCGACtatattacatgtttttgaggtgtgaattggggatttgaacttagagatttgaaaataagatttgaagatttggaggtcgatttgaggtcgaattttggtaaaattagtatggttatactcgtggttgaatgtgctttcggattttataacttttgtagggttccaagacgtgggccccacgagcgatgtttgagctaaatttcggatttttatgaaaaattaatattttcttatggaattaattccaataaattttattgactgaaacgaattattgtgactagattcgaggcatccggaggtcgatttgcgaggcaaagacatagcagagtaaagaatttcacgttttgagatacgtaacagttataaatctggtcctgagggtccCCAAATTTTTGTggcatgtgattattttggaggtgacgcacatgctaggtgatgggcgtgtgggcgtacaccgaagggattgtgacttggtccgtcccataaaactgtaaagttgaataacttgttgttagctatatgctctctttgtgttgaagaagTTTGACTGTAAattatgttaaaaatcatgcttaggctatgtgatagtactgttgggacccacagaggtcgcgtactcgttgaattatttactaattgatgtcttgtactcaatcatgattttacttgtgcatcatatctcagtctttcttgatatttgttgattcactatgttatctttgtttgggctgatctttgtgatttccgagagcccgagagactcgagaggttgaggactgagtaaggccgagggcatgtcggtgaggtaaggatattatggcacgtgagttatccgtgcaggatattattgcacgtgagttgtctgtgcaacacgtgagttgtccgtgcggattatggcacttgggctgtaggagcccctacgcagtctgtacaccctcagtgtgcgcgggtacctattgagtgtgagtgctgagggctgagacccgagtgattgagctgttgtaacgagttgagtgattgttgccctaagAGGTTGTagttgcttttcatttgttgttgcatttagttgctatctgtcattgttgtgaaattctctgaaagattctatatccggattacatgaacatgaactgtataaaattgatttgacttaaactgctagatttgaaagcatgtctattttttgTTGGAATTATTAAAAGTAAACTATAACTaagtagctcgtcactatcttcagttccttagttattattgttacttgctgagttggttgtactcatactacaccctgcacttcgtgtacaaATTCAGGTActtctggacatagcgggtgttgattctctcgtacAGTTGATCTTCCGGAGATTCAAATGTAGCTGTCGTGTTtagcagaccttgtctctccttccctatctccttgtttaccgtattttggtcttagactattatagaccgtattttttcagacttgtattcatattagatgctcatgtactcagtgataccaagttttggggagtgttcgtatcagtatttgtgatattttttattgtatttaaatattatattttcaaacttaaaagaaattgtggtttattgatattatcggcttgtctagtatcgagataggcaccatcatgacaggttgggattttgggtcgtgacagtggtaTTTGAGTTTGGCTTTCTAGCTGCTCCACTTTGACCCACTTGGGCAGTTTGATAGTTTCAAATTTTTGAGCTTAGTTCGCTTGGAAAAACTATTTTGTACAACTTTGCTTGGTCAAACTTTCCCTTTGCTTTTGCAAATGCGTTTTGCAATCTTTTACTCCAATCTATTGTGGCCATCCTTTTTTACTATTAATATCAAATTATGAGAGTTGTCAAAGTGATCTCTTATTTGTTTTCTTAATAATAGGGGTGAGGCTCTTAATCAATCATAATTATTATTGATCATGGAGGAGTTTGAAGGCCGTAAATCATagttattatttttcttattatatgtatatgaatACAATGACAATGAACGATAAAGTATTGTGTAGTACAAATTAATTGATATTTTGGTAATGCAATTATATATAATATTCAGTTTGAGAAATACTTTTGGAATTTGTCGAATAATTTTGGATGCTTTTAATATTGATTGTCAAATGGTAGAAATATACCTATATATTAATTTTGTAAATTAGGCTGCCACTGAAAACGGTAGGATTTTGGAAAATACAATTGTTGAAAAAATGGGTTTTAGTGGCGACAAAACTTTATCACAAAAAACTATTAGTTATTGTGGCGACTAGGGTTGCCACTAAACCTTGGGATATTGTGGCAATAAAAGTTGCTACTGAAGATGTAAGGAACCCTTTTTGCAACGTAACATATATGCCTTTTGCGACGAGTATAGTCGCCACAAATGTGTTTTATTAGTGGCGACCTGAAGGAGCCGTCACAATAAACATTCAGTAACGCAGTTACTTGTGGTAGCCTTAAGGTCGCCACTAAAAATATTTAGCGGCGACATTTTGTGCTCTTGTAGCGACAATGGTCTCCACAAAAGGTCTGATTTCTTGTAGTGACTGTAAACTAAGGTACTCCTGAAGTTATTCCTTGACCACCCTGACTAGTCGGAGTACTCAGCTAAGAATGTCCTACACAATTGGCCACTACCTCAAAGCCTCCATTACTAGGACCAATACTAGTCTGAGTCCTTGAGTATTGAGGAGCATTGTTAGGTCCAGCCTTCCTTTTGGACTTGAAATATGCATGATAGACATGAAGTTTGTAGCAAGTATCCCTTGTATACCCTTGTAGTTGCAGTAGTCACAAAACAAATTCTTCTTCTTAGGCTTATAGCTAGTGGTAGCTTGAGGAATTCCTTTTTCACTGAACATAGATACTCCCTCATTTACTATAGAGATTTGAGCAAAGTTGGTCACATATCTTCTACTTTCTTCTGCTATAATCATATAGTAGGTGTTGTTTATAGTTGGAGTAGGACTCATCATCATAATTTGGTTGCTAGATTGAGAATAAGTCTCATTCAAGCCCATCAAAAATTGCAACAACATGTGATTATCAAAATGTTCTGCATATCTCTTCGACTCCTCACAGCCACAACCAGGGCAAGGCATGAGTGCATCAAACTCTTCCCAAAGCTCCTTTAGCTTTGAGAAATATATTGACACTAATGAAATGCCCTGGGATAGAGTAACAATTTGTCTGTGCAGAAACACAATTCTGGATCTATTTACTTTGTCAAAATTTTCTCTAAGATCAGCCCACACATTCTGTGCACTAGATGCATACACCATGCCACTTAGCAATTCATTACTAACAGAGTTCATGAT
This sequence is a window from Nicotiana tomentosiformis chromosome 5, ASM39032v3, whole genome shotgun sequence. Protein-coding genes within it:
- the LOC138893222 gene encoding uncharacterized protein — protein: MRVSLFAKSKLGFVDGRCTKDKFPTSLHELWEKCNAIVLSWIMNSVSNELLSGMVYASSAQNVWADLRENFDKVNRSRIVFLHRQIVTLSQGISLVSIYFSKLKELWEEFDALMPCPGCGCEESKRYAEHFDNHMLLQFLMGLNETYSQSSNQIMMMSPTPTINNTYYMIIAEESRRYVTNFAQISIVNEGVSMFSEKGIPQATTSYKPKKKNLFCDYCNYKGIQGILATNFMSIMHISSPKGRLDLTMLLNTQGLRLVLVLVMEALR